The Neofelis nebulosa isolate mNeoNeb1 chromosome 1, mNeoNeb1.pri, whole genome shotgun sequence sequence TTAGGTAAATAATTTAATGATAGAACACCAGAATTGCTTTAAACACACAACTTCAACTTACTATTTTTGGAGTACAGATCTGAAATGGTACAAATTGTATTCAAATACTGAACCATGAATTAAGcaaatagaatggaaaaaaaaaattcccctgaTTCAGGTTTCATTCCTTACTCTTTTCCTTGCCTCAGACTGCTACTATTGCAGATGTTTAATTGAATCTTAAAAGGACAACATATGAGAAGGTCCCCTGCCAACAGGCCTAACTCAGATGGGCTCACAGATTCTCAAGTAGCTCACTTCCTGCTGGAAGCCAGCCCCATTTTCTATTTTGCTTCGGTCCAGGCCTGTTCAGATGAAGCACCACTCAGTAGCTACTGACCACTTAAGGTATGGAGAGAAAGgtagaaaaatgattttctttcaaagaaaacgCAGGTGGCTGACCAGCCATTGCTCCAGAGTCCATCAGGCACAACACtgagcacccctccccaaatgtCCACAGAAGCCCCCCCGGGTCAGCATGTCACTTCCCTGACCCTCCTGCTTTGGGCATATCAGAAGCTTTGCAGAACACAAAGCTTAAGGAAATCGGAGGTTTCACGCAAGGCTTTCATTGTGCCAACAATGACAGAAGCACACGGGACAGACACAGGTCAGCCTGCTTAAAAACACTTGTTACCGAGAGAGTCCTTGCTGGTCTTGGAGCAGCACAGAATGATGGGGCTTGCCTAAGTGGTGACAAGAAGGATCCTCTTAGACCAGGTGACCTGAGCTTCTGTGGTTGTTGTTAGTGCATACATATGGCAGAACTTAATTACTCGGCTTGTTTCCTTGCTTTATAAAGTCACCCCCTATAAATAATCATCATGAGGATCCACTGACCGCTGGTACCAAACGTAAAAGGCTCCAACTCCGTAAGAAACATGGCAAGCAGTTACGGATCCCAAGATAAACTTCAGAAAGGGCCAGCCCCGACATCACTCACTGTGGAGGACACGCACTATGTTGTGTCCAGTTCCATCGGAGAGAGGACTTTGCCCACGAGCACCATCACTCAGTCACCAGCCAGGGAAAAGGGCTTCTCTTGGCTTTGGCACTCTGCTCCCTGGAAGGGTTTCTGATCGGTGGAGGCAATGAGTGAGTGTTCAAAAGTGGATCAACAGCCCATAGGTGGTCCAAAGGAATACTCTGGAATCCTACCCAGGCCAGGACCCAGAGACAGAAGCTAAGGGCTGCTGTCAGTCATTGGTCTTCACAAAGCAAAGCAGCAcagtcccctcccctcagccccttccTCAACCTAAAGCCCAGCAGAGGGGAAGTTCtttgggaggggagaagggaagtcGGCACAGGTAAGGCTACGCCGCTCTAGGCCTAGATCCCACCTAGAATGTGGCCCCATCTAGAAAATGAATGGCACTATTTTAACAGGACATCTTGGGAAATTCCAAGATGCTTACTCTAAATTTGTATCAGTAACATGGAAGCCACTCCAGTATGCAAGTGTGCTCTCCTCTACCAGTTCTAGACTGATATTTTAGTTTTCAAGCACCAcaggaaaactttttaaaatcttagccGCTTAGTGTAGTGCATGTGCTAAGCAGATTTTAAAAGAGACCCTACATCTAATGAGTCAGGTATGCGTTTATAGCCATTTCATGAACATGGTTACCTCTGGGTTTTTCTGGTGAGATCTGAGACTAAACATGGAACCAGCCTTGCTTTTCTAACAACATGCAACCATCCAAACTGCATGGACACACACAGGTTTACGCAAAAGCCCTGACAGAACTATATTTAGCCTTTCAGATTGGACATAGGGGCCAGCGGCTCACCCTAAATGCCCCACCGAGGACAAGAGCAGCAACTTTTCTATTCAATTACAGGCAAAAATTATAGGATATAAAATAGAGGCTCTTCCATAAAGTGTAAGATTTAGGGTAGGATAAGGgaagaccaaaaaataaaattcttatgaaACCAAAGTAATTCTACATTGGTCTTATATTCCACGAAACCCTGAGATGAACTGTCGTCCTCAAACGCCGATACTTGGATCTAGGTTCACCAGGACACTTCAGTATGCTTCAAACTGGCTCATCATCAACTTCCTGCTGTACTCGTAGGCCAAAAATAGCGCCCCATTGGCAGGGAATGCTCGAATCATAGTAGGTTTCAGTCCAGAATATAAGGCCGTTATTCCTAGAAGACAAAAAGTGACCCAAGTCTGAGACATCACGTGAAACTGCAGAGCACAGGGCTGTGTACCTACAAATCCAGACAACGCACTACAAACCAGTAGGTGATGGAAGAACTTCCCTCCAGGTTTCCCTGGACTAACAGGAACGAAGCGGACTAATGGAAACAAGGACAAGCGTCAGGCCTCCCAGCAAAACTGGCGGATGCTCAGGTAACACACACTAATCTCATGCCTGGTTCATCCCCAGGAAATGGATCAGGCAGAGCAGAGGCCTCACCTGGCAGCCCAGGGCCCCCGGGGGGGCAGCGGCTTTGCGGCGTCCCCTGGGAGGGCAAGGACCATAAGGCATCGGGCGAAGAGCACGGGCACTTAAGTCCGAGTCCTGTGTCGACTGCTGGCACTGCCCAAGGTGGCTATGCAGATCCAGGTGGGTAAGGGAGGTGGGAGGACTCTGTGAAACTATCAAGTGTTCTGCAGCTTTGGGACATGAACCAAACTGTTCCACACACAATAACTGTGCTCTCGCTCAAAATCAAgacagaagggcacctgggtggctcagtctgttaagcatccaactcagttttggctgaggtcatgatcccatcatttgtggaactgagccctgcgtctggctctgagctgacagtttagagcctgcttgggattctctctctctgcccctccccgactcatgttctcattctctctctctccctcctcccctgcccccccacccccaaaaataaacattaaaaaaaaaaaaaaaatcaagggccgcctgggtggctcagtctgttcatcgtctgacttcagctcgggtcatgacctcgtggttcgtgagtttgagccccacatcgggctctgtgctgacagcctggagcccgcttcagattctgtgtctcccactctctctgcccctcccctgcatgtgctctgtcaaaaataaacaaacattaaaaaaaattttttttttaaccaagacaGAGAAGTTCACATCCCAAGTTGTACAGTGGATGCCAGAAGAACAGGTCTTGACTCACTAGTGGCATGAAACTGGCTTTATACAAACATCACCTGGAGAGTCTTTATATTCTTGTATAACTCTCAAAATTAATAGCAGATTGCCTTCAGGAGGACTTAGCATTAAGAATTTGTTGCGCGTTCCTTTAAATCCCTCAGCATCTCTGTTAGAGGTTGTTTCTGATAGCATCTGTATTACGTAAAACAAATGGTGCGGCTTCAAAACATTCATCCCCTTGGACACAGaccgtattttatttttttttaaatttttttttttcaacgttttttatttatttttgggacagagagagacagagcatgaacgggggaggggcagagagagagagggagacacagaatcggaaacaggctccaggctctgagccatcagctcagagcctgacgcggggctcgaactcacggaccgcgagatcgtgacctggctgaagtcggacgcttaaccgactgcgccacccaggcgccccacacagaccgtattttaaaaattccctccAGGTGACTTAGAACAAAGACTCCTGGCCCAGAAGTGAAGAATAACAACTTCGAACATGGCTGAGAAGGAAAGGAGTCTCAAGAAAGGGTGTGAAAACAGCACCAGGGCTGGAGAGAGGCGGCGGGGGGAGAGCGCAACCACACTCCCTGATCGACCTCGGGAAGGTTGGCGGAGAAATGACCACACTGGACACACCTACTCTGTTTCTGCAATGAGCAGACTCACCTTCATTTTTCACGATGCTTATCAAGGTTCCGACAAATCCTGCCTGTTTTCCAGACATGGAAAGGACTTGAATTCTGGATTTGACACAATCCACTGGGTACACAGCCAGCCAGAGGCAGATTCCACCAACTCCACCGCTTAACATCAAAGGGACAGGGCCTAGGCGAGGAAATCGGCAAACAGCGTTTTGCCTCAAGAACAGCATTTCCAGAGGTCAGGGTAGCAGCGGCTGCAGCAAATAAAATTGCTAATGCGCAGAGCACAGTCCTCAGAAGGAGCGGCCAAAGCTCTGCGGGCACAAGGTCCTTTGTGGCACTCGGGGTCGGCCCTTCATCGTGCCAGGTCCGTGCTGATCACTGTGGCCTGTCTTCCAGGGGGCTGGCCCACACAGAAGCAGCACGCCCCGCCGGGAGGAATGAGAGCGGTGGCCACTGAGACACAGGCCACGATCTCTTcaactctctcactctcaagtGTTTCGATATTTTAATGCCTCACGGCCCTGATTCTTCCTTTACCATGAAAACCCAAATTGTCTTATTAAGCACAACGGTTAAGCCTGGGAGCCTGCCGGACCCCAGAGTGAAGTCCAAAACACTGAAGGGAGgtgtttgaggaaaaaaaaaaaagcaatcattcATGGGAGCCAAATGTGGCCACGGTTTGTCACGAGTCATGACATGAGTCAAGCAGCTCAGTAGGATTATCTAGAAAGAACTACACTTTTCAGCGCTCTGGAAACACTCTTGAGATTTATTACCAAGTTTTAAGATTACTGCAAAATCCTTTATGGGCCACTCACCCGTTTATTGGAGATTTCCCACAGGGAAGGTAATTTTGATATTCTCCCCTAACACATGTTATTCCAGTAAAGAAGTTTGGGATGCATGGCTTCATCCCCGTCCCGGGGACATTACCACACCGACAGGAAGGTGCCAAGTTCCCTGCCGGCCTCCAGAAACGCCAGACAGACTCCCACAGCACACCTGGCCACCACGCCACTCTGGGGCGCAGCCCATCCCAGCTGACTGGGTCAACGTGGGCACACCTACCTAGTTCATCCTTCGATCTTCCTGATGCAAAAAACGACCTGCTCAGTTCGTAGCCGCcgaagaagaagaaatagcctGGCACCTCTCGGAGTAAAGTGCTGGAGAGGCCGTGGTAGAAGCCCAAGGGGCCGTCCTTCCTGAGGACGCTCTTCACCACGGACCAGACTGTGCTGTGAGGAGACAGTGAGCCGCACTTAGGGCAGGCAGCGGCTGATTCTAGAAACCAAGGGACCCGGATTCTGAGAACAGAAGGCTTCTACTGAGAGGAAATCTCAGAGAAGCGCAGTTATTTTAGGACCAGTGTTCTCAAACTATCCGATGACAAAAGACATTTCATTAAAGTGCATTTGTACAAAGCTGGGTGTGCCCGCCACACCCCCCGCCAAGATTTCAACAGACTGCACCAGAACCCCGTCTCACACGGAAGCATGGTGTTCACACATCCCAAGTGGGCTGGGGATCGAGCCTCCTCAGCAAAGGAGGGCCTGAGAGTACTCATGGAAAAGGAGTTCCCTGGAGTTTTGGAAAATCAGGGCCT is a genomic window containing:
- the SLC25A15 gene encoding mitochondrial ornithine transporter 1 isoform X1, encoding MKSSPAIQAAIDLTAGAAGGTACVLTGQPFDTVKVKMQTFPDLYRGLTDCCLKTYSQVGFRGFYKGTSPALIANIAENSVLFMCYGFCQQVVRKVVGLEKQAKLSDLQNAAAGSFASAFAALVLCPTELVKCRLQTMHEMESSGKIARSHNTVWSVVKSVLRKDGPLGFYHGLSSTLLREVPGYFFFFGGYELSRSFFASGRSKDELGPVPLMLSGGVGGICLWLAVYPVDCVKSRIQVLSMSGKQAGFVGTLISIVKNEGITALYSGLKPTMIRAFPANGALFLAYEYSRKLMMSQFEAY
- the SLC25A15 gene encoding mitochondrial ornithine transporter 1 isoform X2; translated protein: MQTFPDLYRGLTDCCLKTYSQVGFRGFYKGTSPALIANIAENSVLFMCYGFCQQVVRKVVGLEKQAKLSDLQNAAAGSFASAFAALVLCPTELVKCRLQTMHEMESSGKIARSHNTVWSVVKSVLRKDGPLGFYHGLSSTLLREVPGYFFFFGGYELSRSFFASGRSKDELGPVPLMLSGGVGGICLWLAVYPVDCVKSRIQVLSMSGKQAGFVGTLISIVKNEGITALYSGLKPTMIRAFPANGALFLAYEYSRKLMMSQFEAY